TCGCGTGGGAATGGGTGTAGTGCGTTCAGCGGTCAATAGTGTAGATTGGCGTGTGGTGTGGCCGGAGCACTTTCCGACGTGGCGTAGATaacacggagattcggcagtaagtcggatctcttacatgggccttccCCAGGGTTCATGTTTAATCCcttttttgtacaacttctacgtaagcgatattgacaattgctttacacaaaattgcagcctaaaacaacttgcagatgacaaAGCGGTGTTTCATGtttcttggggtctggttcgacctCAAATGTATTTGTGGGGCCCATAATTGGTATTTGAgtaaaaaaatgtcaacaaagaataaattttctccgtacaattaccggcaccatCCCGAAAATCTTATAATATTATATCGTACaactacagtaaacattcactaactgggcgaaaagggaagaccagttatcgacattcgcgttttaactggtccggcatgttaaacgtcaaataaaatcgaggggaacttcaatgaattgtttgtttcgcgttgatcatgaaattggataaacaaaaggattccaattgaagtttcgcattgagtacAACAACAGGTATGAATTATAATTCGAGTAAATTATtgttctgtaatttaatcaatatttttgtcatgcgaaaataatgtcaattttcataacattttaaattacattcgaatgcccctcacagcgaatcttccatttgaatatggcgtcgattgttcaCGAAACtctgcgttttaactggtccaaggaccagttaacgttcgcccagttaaaaagtagaccagttaaaccaggaccagttagcgaacgattactgtattctctcagtgattgagtatggcagtttctgttttcaatcagctaccaaaacacatctcattaaactcgagcgaattcagtatctttgtcccCGTATTGCGTTGGATTGTATGCCCTTAACGcacaccatgagtctcgaggttttggcaggcgtactcctaCTGAAAGAtcacttcaattttttatctcttcggttcctcatccggttaagggttatgaacccattgcacaatggtccagtagatgtatttaagtggaaattagcatttagagctcgacagttattctctagacaaaaactctCTTCGACAAAGTTCTTACAtacaatagagcgctcatttttatgttatcaaaaatagggtgaccaaaattgtcaatgaaataaaaaatctaactttcttatctttatagatagaggtaaatatagttcgacaatgttgtagtcccagttatttgagacatctttgtagaacaaagttttttttttatctcttgaaataaccgattagcgtttttttctaagttacgttagggttaccatgaaaaaaaacttttagatttcaaaatctacatacaaactgtcttcgaaagacttttagagcttactaatacaaacattttgcgatgcagaacttgtcaatatctcaactcctctaaattttattgataaaacatcaataactttaagtaggattgataagtgaaaaaaaaaatgaaagctaaaaaacccgttttttcatggtcacccaaaggcaacttagaaaaaaagcgctaaatcgattatattagaagatagaaaaaagctttgttctacaaagttgtttaaaataactggggctacaacattgtcgaactatgtttatctctatctataaagataagaaagttagattttttatttcatcgaaaattttggtcaccctatttttgataacataaaaattagcgctctatcatatgtaacagttttgttgtttttgtcttaagaacaaatatctcccacaaagttgtttttggcactttctatctaagttgcattagggtaaccatgaaaaaacggtttgttttttactttaatttttatatttcaaattctacatcaaaactgtcttcgtacgactgtCAGAGCTTaccaatacaaacattttgcgatgcagaacttgtcaatatcttaagcctgctcaaagttattggatgttttttacccaaaaactcatgatttcaattttaatttactcaaacacaaaaaataacaaataaacaaaagcccacagttttgaaaatcacatattatatatagagtgaaatctgttcttttaaactccgtcaacaaacatttttcatgtttgccccagaaagaatgacaaacaaatgaaaagaacgtgttttttaggaagaaaaatcaataactttgggtgaagttgagatattgacaagttctgcatggcaaaatgtttgcattagtaagttctaaagtcttccgaagacagtttgtatgtagaatttaaaatataaaagttagagcaaaaaaacatttttttttcatggtgaccctaacgtaacttagaaaaaaggtcctatatcggttatttcaagaaatagaaaaaaaactttgttttacaaagatgttttacaattgggactacaacattgtcgaactatatctacctctatctataaagataagaaagttatattttttatttcatcgtcaattttggtcaccctattttgataacataaaaattagcgatctatcgtatgtaacaactttgtcgaagagagtttttgtctagagcataactgtcgagctccaaatgctaatttccacttaaatgcatctcctggaccattgtgcattggtgattggaaattttgagcaactgatcgagctCAATTTTCATTCTGAATTCATGAGTCCAtaccatgaattcatctccatgcaggctgatccttcttcgtatatttctaactgtgtttgttttcctgactacacccaggtttttttacgcggattttcaaataacgaggtttttttacgcggattttccaattgacgccattttttttacgcggtacccgCGTCAAATAAGACCAGTGCAATATGAGATGTGGtacagctcacatttttctctcatgttttccttcagagcatattacggtaattagtgcttgtaacggagcttaacgcttatgaaggaaattagtgccgcaccttatcacgattcttacgtggattttaggtgttaggtAACGGATGGCTCATCGGGCTGTACAACGGGGCGGTGTTTTTACGGGCATcgattcgtgaatggatttccctgtctacttagctctggacgggccaacagtggtactgcagtGCTACTGTTAATCTCGACGagcaatgcaattttaagacatttggcatcaattttttttaaaacctcgattttcggtgattttttggttttcaaaaaactaaaattttagcgtttgcgacaccagtaaataaagtcagaatgagctaatattttgcatagggtatattatcgtgcaaatcaacatttcgtagcaagttccgaatgaaaaaccgaaaaaactatttttattggcacccaaaaccacaattttcgtttcgtactccgaaaaaacaaagtcccagaatgccgatttttgacaaaaaaaaattttcgagtgacactagatttcgacgtttcatgcaattttaagacatttgacaattttttttcgaaaaccccgatttcctatctccccccttgggtgatttttcgattttcagaaaagtcaaactttgaccgctttgcgccactctcctttaggtccgattgagctgatattttgcatagggtattttttcgaggtgatgaacattttttatgtggtaactttttgaaattcgagatgaccattttcattggcaccctactgcacttgcatcggcagtagagtgtacaaatcacaaaggaatcttctagcaacagcagatgtcctcattcgtgaggaaaaccgaactataacTATCAgcaaccaacgaaattgcacgaAAAAAcaacgggttttcggaagcgagtaacactcaactttttacttccgttctacgtaaggatagtcccatttgatatctatcattaggtgacatggtttttttacgcggattttccaattaacgcggattttcgaattaacgcggttttttttaagcggattttccaatttacgcggatttaccaattaacgcggtttttttactagaaaaactttgtttgtcaattcctctgtgcattttgatctgtctctgagaagcaggatatccatgtaattccagattatcatcgatcggagtTCGTGTCAACGATCTTCGATACAATGTATGgaggtatcaattgtgataatatttaCTTTACCGATTGATCCTCTATGAATGAGCCCACAGGATTTGAAGTGTTCAACGAACTTCTCAGAAttcctcccacagtcttcagtgtccttgctcagtgtatattgttgAATTGGAAGCGATATCAAGATTTGAATCTTCAATTAAATGTGTCGGGCCTGggccattttgtggattatctacatAATGCATGAAATCCgagctcaaaacctgggaaataaCGATGATTAAAGCTAACTGAAGGGCTCTATTaacaccaagacaatccaaattattcattacaccttgtaacgAATAACACGCagcctactcagcttgaatagGGCAAATTTGAGTACATTATACGGTCTATTGACCGAACACTGTCCGAGCAATCGGAAATCTGACAGACGATAATTGTCGTTTCTGTAATTTCGAAACAGAATCTTCGAAACATCATACTATGCCAATGCAGTAAACTAGTTCAGCGGAGACTGCCTACCGAGATTTGGTCTACTGAACCAAAGACGGgaaggaacttcataaaggaagtcataccttcgtgtggggatatgcaaagtcctagtgcgactatcacttattccctgggtaatggaacgaactgacagtgcaaactggagtgcactacaatagatcaaactaatggttgcAGTGGTTCAAGATTCCTACAGTAGAAGGAAGTCTACAGTCTTCAGATGCTCTTAGTGTATAagataaactgaccagacgtcccgcattacgcgggacagtcccgcatttcaacaaaatgtcccgcgtaggattacgtcccgcgaaacgtcccgtatttggcaaaaggaacgaaaatgtcccgcgatatcaatatattattgtattacaatttgatcatgttgattttcttaaatggatgaacctcaaaataaaatttttattagTCAGACTGTTCAACAGCGCTTCCAATGCATTCAacaattaatacgttgagctggtttcatcgcaccgacagtggactttttgttgaGAGAGTGTTAACAGgaaacaacagcaacaaaatcggagaattgatttttataaagacttgatttttaagatttttataaagatttatttttaatttaaaccaccgaaaaatcacaactgaatgacgatacttagaaagaaataatacagatcaggtttaattccAAGGACACatgtttcacgaataaatgagactcgctaaactatggttttttttcagataacatATATAcataaagttttgtttttttttgtgtcccgcgttagacctttgaccatctggtcactttagtatAAGAGCATTAAACCAAAACTCGTTGCTGTTGCCGCCGTCGCCGCTTCCGCTACTACTACCGCTACATGCTAGAACGATGGCCTTCGCATATGAGCTAACTGCTTCGCGGTCAGAAaataaatgatgtttttggaaggcaactgccaaatttattttattcgacTGTCGATAGGATCAACGGGAGTGgcttacaacacaacacaaacaATTTTGGACAATACCTGacatttcataattattcaattgtttgtctcATTGTTTCAAGATGAGTAGAAATATTTactgtcaattgatgcaaacatctttacgATGCGAGTTATAAGTTGCGAGTTCATTTtaccggttagacgtagtcttcTTTATAAGGTTGCAGCATTCAAGTTTATGTATCTGTGTATGCGTGCGTATGATTATATACCCACAGGCTAAATAAACATTTTGACGGAGATAACCATAACCAACGAAGTATGAATCGAAATCGTGGGCAAAAAGGCTTCGTTCAGTTCGCGAATTCAGCTCTCATATGTGTGCATACATTTTTGTTACATAGCATCTTTTTGTTTCTCATCCCTAGGTTAATCTCGTCACTGCAGATGGTTCGATCGATTGCCATGATGCCCCGGAAGATCAGGAAGATCGCGTGTCCCAGCTGCATCTGGCGGAAGCGGTGACTGCCCTGAAAATGCTTAGTTCAGGCGGTTCGTTTGTCCTGAAAATGTTTACTTTTTACGAGCACTGTAGCGTCAGTCTTCTCTACCTGTTGTACGTGTGCTTCGAGGAGCTCCATGTGTTCAAACCATGCACTTCGAAACCGGGCAATTCCGAGGTGTATGTGATCGCTAGATCGTTTCGCAAACCGAAGGGGATCGATTCCTATTTGGATAGGATATTCGACAATCTCCATTCGTCTAAATCAATGTTTAGCGTGGCACACATTCCACAGTACTTCGTCGATAATGTTCAGCACTGTGCAGATGAGTTCATGGCACACCAGCAGAATGTGATTGAACGCAACATTCACTTCTACGAAAATAAATGTGATTTGGAAAACTTGCGTATCGAACGATTGAAATTATCAATGAGCCGAACGTTCTTCGATCTATATGGAATTAGAAGAATCAATATGTCCCAAACCATCTTGAAGGGAATGGACGTGAATAACCTCCCCAATATCAATCCTAGATTTGTCAAGGGCACGTATAACGAACGGAGTAAAACGGACGCAATAAACAGCGACCAAAAGTTGGCAAAATTGAAGGCTAACCTAATTGATTTAATTGAAAACAGACAAGACAGCTCTCCATGGTACAAATTTAGCGATCCACCAGATATCAATGATTCATGCTTCGATTTGATCCACTTCAGTTGCGGAAAACCAATAGAAGTTCTACAGAGTAGTAGATTTGTTGTTATACCGTACCTTCTATTTTTGAAGGATGTCATAAAGTTTATCAACAACGAGTTACCCCACAAAGAACAAAAGAAAGAACGGATTTTCACATTTGATGAACCCACATACAGCCTCATAGTTGACATAAAATCCTATGCAAATATGTCCTGCTATAGCGCCTATGAGCTGGATATCTTCCGAACATTGCTGCAACGCATCACAGACCTTCCGCATCAAGAAGGCATCGACTATCTAACGGTGGAAAATTGGCTCCTGATATCGCAATTCAGTGTGGGACTTGTGCTATTCTTGAAGATGTATGTGTTCGAAAAAGTTGATCTAATCGCTTGCAACCAGTTGCGATTTTCGTGCCTCAAGACGGATGGAATTTCTTCGCTGCAATACCTAAACGAATCCTTACAATCGGAACTCATCCGATGTGCGCCCGATAAAACCATACTTGGAATTGTTCCCATAGAAGTCCTGCTGGAAGGAGGCTTCGTCTATGCTGTGATGAACTACAATAGTCGTTTGTGTTTGGAGTATTGCTTAGAGTTGCTCGTGCATTGAATGGATATACTTCGGTGAAGGAGTATGATGTTTTGTATGTATTGTAATGTTATTGTTGCAAACGGAATTTTGATGCCTTGACTCTATGATACCAAAGCAATGTGGACCAGTTAAGTTGTTAACTAATAACAAAAGACAATCAGTCTTGCTATTTCCAAATAAATGTATTTGACGGTCTACTAAAGAGTTTAAatcttgttttgtttttgccACTGGGTAGATGACCGAAGCTTAAGGGTTCCCTTACATGATAAATAACAATGACATTACTTCATCAGAATGACAacaatgatcgtgtaaggttgacaaaattgatatgacgggcaataatgatgaaaatccggattttctgatttcgcTCCATCATTACTGTAATAGAGCAGGGACACTATCATTCGAGGTTCTACGATACCTACGACATCTTGTGTTAAAATCTATGTTTGTGAGGCAATTTACTCTCCGTCAATTTGACGgatttcaaatttcatggtcaaaaattttatataatttcTATGTATTGTTTTAGAATTTTGCGATGACTTTTCATAAGTTGCAAGGATAGTTTATTATTCATATTCAATTTCTGTTCACCGGCTTTAACTTCCATAATCACTACCAtctatacctatttctaccgagACCCGTCAAATTGACGGATCTGGCAATTTTAATGTTTATAACAATCTATGCATCATCCCTGGAATGGTGGACATCAATAAGCATTTGCATTCAATTAGATATACAATTTCGTGCAGTTTGCGCACAATAGTTGTCCGATATGTTTAGAGTTTGGTTACGAAATTTAGATTGTAGAAATAGAAATACTTGAAATTGTATCGTTTtacaataaaaccaaatttggagtAGATGTAGTTGACCAGATGGCACGCAAATATAGCGTAAAAGCAGGGTCTCGGAGATGGCCATTGCAAATTTTCTACTATATTTTGGACAGCAATCAATTCGTGGATTTTATACAAAGAGACTTGTGATGAGAACATAACCAGAAAACAATTCTTGTTTCAATTGGACTTTCCAATTCGCCACTCCGGAATCAAGACGGAGCTgagagacaagttcttgagtcgagtgaactgtgtcctgaggactttcctcatcGCGGGAAACAATGTACGCGCGATCAATACATTTTCGATTCCTATGCTGACCTTTAGTTTTGGAGTAGGCAAGTGGAGCAAAACTGCCATAGAAgtccttgagaggaggatgaggaaagcattcagaAAGGCCGGAATGCATCATcatcaatcggcactggagagagtgtcactaccacgcaaagaagggggacttcgTTGATCGTTGACATATCTGCAGGTACAACAACTGTGTGAGTAAGCCGTGGAACGCACCAACCAAAACTTGCTATACCGGGCCGTCTGCGCCGTTGAGAGAGGGCACAGCACTCTGTATTAACGGTACCTTCCTGTACCTGTCCCGAAAAATGTCCGTTTCAAACCGTACTGGGATCGCACCGTCCAGATATTATAATATACGACAACAACGACCGACACGACACtatcatcgatgtcgctttTCCACAGAACCAAAATGCGGgtgagacccacggtcgcaaaatatgcagtaccgaccattggccgtggaactcaaggaactgtggggatTAAGTGAGGTTCCAAGAATTGTTTTgatcgttctctctggaactggaactgtCCCGAAGACGTTgatggaagcgctaaaggtgttgatcatcgagaaggaattggccggcatccaaatgtcggtcatccttagcacatGCGCGATTTTCTGACAATTCCTCGCACAAGCATGCAGATACGTTCATTCCgtagagcctagtccccctttgacATTGAGAAATCCGGGGGCAGCTGAATATTCTGGCTAGGTCCGCTTAGTGAAGAAATGTGACAAttctgaaaaacaaaattctaatTTAGGGCTCCACCGAAACCCCCAACTTTCCATTACGTCACTCCCTCCCAACGTGATTGTTGACGGAATACGAACGATGGCATTTAACGTGAAAATTAAAATGTACACCTTATCTGGGGAAAACAATACGTCGCCTGCACTCGCAGCCAATCTATGAAACAACCAATCCAAGCTGGGAATACAGCATATTCAACGTCAACCAAAATCGTGTAGAACCATTCCTCACGCAGTGCTGTTATCTGTCACTGTTACACCAATTCGCGAAGACGCTCCCTGACGTAGATAAAGATCTA
The Toxorhynchites rutilus septentrionalis strain SRP chromosome 2, ASM2978413v1, whole genome shotgun sequence genome window above contains:
- the LOC129771862 gene encoding cap-specific mRNA (nucleoside-2'-O-)-methyltransferase 2, with the translated sequence MSSRRDNRRNTGRRGVGPNMLRDIQQDIEQQFNKRYEFPAPPSGESPVLPPLDTVFSEPVSRFDTLQRLKERLNLVKSRLNVFEINDWHEHTRNRSSLVPILMDLRHNVRAEFVTQAFAKLYECVYQYELVPPKIEAFYSVHLCEAPGAFITGLNHYLKLNHPSIRWEWFANTLNPYYEGNCLGSMIIDDRFILRTLDSWCFGEDNTGDIMQRQNLDAIVRRSKQFEMVNLVTADGSIDCHDAPEDQEDRVSQLHLAEAVTALKMLSSGGSFVLKMFTFYEHCSVSLLYLLYVCFEELHVFKPCTSKPGNSEVYVIARSFRKPKGIDSYLDRIFDNLHSSKSMFSVAHIPQYFVDNVQHCADEFMAHQQNVIERNIHFYENKCDLENLRIERLKLSMSRTFFDLYGIRRINMSQTILKGMDVNNLPNINPRFVKGTYNERSKTDAINSDQKLAKLKANLIDLIENRQDSSPWYKFSDPPDINDSCFDLIHFSCGKPIEVLQSSRFVVIPYLLFLKDVIKFINNELPHKEQKKERIFTFDEPTYSLIVDIKSYANMSCYSAYELDIFRTLLQRITDLPHQEGIDYLTVENWLLISQFSVGLVLFLKMYVFEKVDLIACNQLRFSCLKTDGISSLQYLNESLQSELIRCAPDKTILGIVPIEVLLEGGFVYAVMNYNSRLCLEYCLELLVH